Proteins encoded together in one Coffea arabica cultivar ET-39 chromosome 2c, Coffea Arabica ET-39 HiFi, whole genome shotgun sequence window:
- the LOC113721452 gene encoding uncharacterized protein has product MENPSTEPTILLKMNINCCEFCPGRLERALLTIDGVLSVAVYREKNLVAVKGKVDPNKLIASIKAWGKTAKFLGYDGGPMNFNNHADKEKPQSSKPVRDKCPEHKNFPKNGKERNRGYPKDEGRKKEESSHEPEAYVAPQIDREVCRDPYCKLHKSRPIFHNKVPSIDCADHPHHTGGYFPRGGSGSHFLNHGNASPYDYPRMAPHPMMEQPGYGFYSGSYYGPRFDDYSYHDDAPYPRHWPYM; this is encoded by the exons ATGGAAAATCCTTCCACCGAACCG ACTATCTTGCTGAAGATGAATATCAATTGTTGTGAGTTTTGCCCCGGGAGACTGGAGAGAGCACTGCTAACAATCGATG GTGTTCTTTCAGTTGCCGTGTACCGCGAAAAAAACTTGGTCGCTGTTAAAGGCAAAGTAGACCCGAACAAACTGATTGCTTCCATTAAAGCATGGGGAAAAACTGCAAAATTCTTAGGCTATGATGGAGGTCCGATGAATTTCAATAACCATGCTGATAAGGAGAAGCCCCAGAGCTCAAAGCCCGTCAGGGATAAGTGCCCTGAGCACAAAAATTTTCCCAAAAACGGGAAGGAAAGAAATCGTGGCTATCCAAAAGATGAGGGTCGTAAGAAGGAAGAGAGTAGTCATGAGCCTGAAGCTTATGTAGCACCCCAAATTGACCGAGAAGTATGCAGGGATCCTTACTGCAAACTCCATAAGAGCAGACCAATCTTTCATAACAAGGTGCCCTCAATCGACTGTGCTGATCATCCTCACCACACTGGCGGTTATTTTCCTAGAGGTGGAAGCGGGAGTCATTTTCTTAACCATGGGAACGCTTCCCCATATGATTACCCAAGGATGGCGCCGCATCCAATGATGGAGCAACCTGGATATGGTTTCTACTCTGGGAGCTATTATGGGCCAAGATTTGA